The proteins below come from a single Lineus longissimus chromosome 5, tnLinLong1.2, whole genome shotgun sequence genomic window:
- the LOC135487670 gene encoding zinc finger protein 583-like, which translates to MARFLMGKAMAGLRTCTEWPYFGTTEFPTLRNTVFTVMGRGISWKDIKTIEQKNAYRKHKLGIFSLRQEKNVLTGKEELRIVHQETGLTVPKQSELTDLVEYFQCKFERKAAKELAMGISYKNKNQLHCPTCGTIATSLASLSAHLRIHRGERPHPCSVCNKRFNTAWELTQHLRIHTGEKPYSCKICGKKFTQRSNMRSHQILYETSVMEIPTQSQNFGDKSASHHAHRKKDQRELPLSCSVCFKRFRANSTLTDHMRTHTGEKPFACSICGKTFKRKGHVNAHQVTHMKV; encoded by the exons atggcacgtttcctaaTGGGTAAGGCTATGGCAGGGCTGCGTACCTGTACGGAATggccgtattttggtacgactgAATTCCCGACTTTACGGAATACGGTTTTTACCGTCATG GGGCGTGGCATCTCGTGGAAGGATATCAAAACAATTGAACAGAAAAATGCCTATCGGAAGCATAAATTAGGAATATTTAGCTTACGTCAGGAGAAGAATGTGCTGACAGGAAAAGAAGAACTTCGCATTGTGCATCAGGAAACTGGTTTAACGGTCCCAAAGCAATCTGAGTTAACAGACTTGGTAGAATATTTCCAATGCAAGTTTGAACGAAAGGCTGCAAAGGAACTGGCA ATGGGAATAAGTTATAAAAACAAGAATCAACTGCACTGTCCAACATGCGGCACAATTGCGACTTCACTTGCTTCACTCTCTGCTCATTTACGAATCCATCGAGGAGAACGTCCGCATCCATGTTCAGTTTGTAATAAAAGATTTAACACAGCCTGGGAATTGACACAACATTTACGTATTCATACAGGGGAGAAACCATATTCATGCAAGATTTGTGGGAAGAAATTTACCCAGAGAAGTAACATGAGGAGCCATCAG ATTCTTTATGAAACTTCAGTGATGGAGATTCCAactcaaagtcaaaattttggTGATAAGTCTGCCTCTCATCATGCACATCGTAAAAAGGATCAAAGAGAGTTGCCACTTTCGTGTTCAGTGTGTTTTAAACGGTTTCGTGCTAACTCGACTTTGACTGATCATATGCGTactcatacaggagagaaaccgtTCGCATGTAGTATTTGTGGCAAAACATTCAAACGGAAAGGCCACGTGAATGCACATCAAGTCACGCATATGAAAGTTTGA